Proteins from one Limanda limanda chromosome 9, fLimLim1.1, whole genome shotgun sequence genomic window:
- the LOC133010245 gene encoding leukocyte elastase inhibitor-like — protein MAVISSSINNFALDLLRTLSDANQLGNMFLSPLSISSALAMVYLGARGDTAAQMEKALSFHLGKDFHAEFKKLIEDINSPSTSYNLKTANRLYGMKTEKFLTQYMEDTRKYYQADLKTVDFIGAMEASRVEINTWVQKQTENKIQDLLKAGIVSAETKLVLVNAIYLKATWMNRFYTRDTEKRDFRVTKTEIKPVQMMKQTKNLPYNYITDHALHILELPYEKEELSMFILLPKESKHGSEPLVKLVKELTLERLNEWTDRENMDVQSDILVHLPKFKLEENYELNEPLSKLGMTKVFRESEADLSGMNSRRDLFLSEVIHKAFVAVNEKGTEAAAATAVGMTGCCGPNERKVLLFKADHPFLFFIRHNKTKSILFLGRFSSPQ, from the exons ATGGCCGTCATCAGCAGCTCAATCAATAACTTTGCCTTGGATCTGCTCCGGACTCTGAGCGATGCAAACCAATTGGGGAATATGTTCCTGTCTCCGCTGAGCATCAGTTCAGCTCTGGCTATGGTCTACCTGGGAGCCCGAGGAGACACAGCTGCTCAAATGGAAAAG GCCCTGTCATTCCACCTTGGTAAAGACTTCCACGCAGAATTCAAGAAGCTGATCGAAGACATCAACTCACCATCGACATCATACAATCTGAAAACAGCCAATCGTCTGTATGGGATGAAAACCGAAAAGTTCCTCACa CAATACATGGAAGACACGCGTAAGTACTACCAGGCCGACCTGAAGACTGTGGATTTCATCGGGGCCATGGAGGCGAGCAGAGTGGAGATCAACACCTGGGTCCAGAAGCAGACAGAAA ATAAAATACAAGATCTCCTGAAGGCGGGGATAGTCTCTGCAGAGACGAAGCTGGTTCTGGTCAATGCCATCTACCTGAAGGCAACCTGGATGAACCGCTTTTATACACGAGACACCGAAAAGAGAGACTTTAGAGTCACCAAG ACTGAGATCAAACCAGTCCAGATGATGAAACAGACGAAGAATCTGCCCTACAACTACATCACTGACCACGCTCTGCATATCCTGGAGCTGCCGTATGAGAAGGAGGAGCTCAGCATGTTCATCCTGTTGCCTAAAGAGTCCAAACACGGCTCCGAACCTCTGGTGAAG CTGGTGAAGGAGCTGACGCTGGAGAGGCTGAATGAATGGACCGACAGGGAAAACATGGACGTCCAGTCAGACATCCTCGTTCACCTGCCAAAGTTCAAGCTGGAGGAGAACTACGAGCTGAACGAGCCTCTGTCCAAGCTGGGCATGACGAAAGTGTTCCGCGAGTCAGAGGCCGACCTGTCTGGCATGAACAGCAGAAGAGATCTCTTTCTGTCTGAGGTGATACACAAGGCCTTTGTGGCGGTGAACGAGAAGGGCACGGAGGCGGCTGCGGCCACAGCAGTTGGCATGACAGGTTGCTGTGGGCCGAACGAGCGCAAGGTTCTGTTGTTCAAAGCAGACcaccccttcctcttcttcatcaggcaCAATAAAACCAAGTCCATCCTCTTCCTCGGCAGGTTCTCGTCTCCTCAgtag